From the genome of Alphaproteobacteria bacterium SS10, one region includes:
- the gmd gene encoding GDP-mannose 4,6-dehydratase has translation MASTKTSERKKVALITGTTGQDGALLAELLLQKGYVVHGTKRRSSSFNTPRVDHLYQDPHETNRRFHLHYGDMTDATNLIRLIQEVQPSEIYNLAAQSHVKVSFETPEYTANADAMGTLRILEAIRILGMKDAVRFYQASTSELYGKVQETPQKETTPFYPRSPYAVAKLYAYWITVNYREAYGFHASNGILFNHEGPTRGETFVTRKITRAVAAIHHGFQKQIYLGNLDAKRDWGHARDFVEGMWRMLQQDEAEDYVLATGETHSVREFVTLAFQQIGRTINWEGEGVGEKGRCADSGDILVEVDPAYFRPTEVDLLLGDPTKAKEKLGWEHKTSFEDLVAEMVRNDMKQVLLERDRKQVDD, from the coding sequence ATGGCTTCGACCAAGACTTCTGAGCGCAAAAAGGTTGCGCTGATCACCGGTACCACCGGCCAAGATGGCGCCCTCCTCGCCGAGCTGCTGCTGCAGAAGGGTTATGTGGTGCATGGCACGAAGCGCCGGTCATCCAGCTTCAACACGCCCCGGGTCGATCACCTGTATCAAGACCCGCATGAGACCAACCGCCGGTTCCACCTGCATTATGGTGACATGACCGATGCCACCAACCTGATCCGCCTGATCCAGGAAGTGCAGCCATCGGAGATCTATAACCTCGCCGCCCAATCCCATGTGAAGGTCTCGTTCGAGACACCAGAATATACGGCCAATGCCGATGCCATGGGCACGCTTCGCATTCTTGAGGCGATCCGCATTCTAGGTATGAAAGATGCGGTTCGGTTCTATCAGGCCTCGACCTCTGAGCTTTACGGCAAGGTGCAAGAGACACCGCAGAAGGAAACCACCCCCTTCTACCCCCGCTCGCCCTATGCGGTGGCAAAACTTTACGCCTATTGGATCACGGTGAACTACCGGGAGGCTTATGGCTTCCATGCCTCCAATGGCATTCTGTTCAACCATGAGGGGCCGACCCGGGGTGAAACCTTCGTGACCCGTAAGATCACCCGCGCGGTTGCCGCCATCCACCATGGGTTCCAGAAGCAGATTTATCTCGGCAACCTGGATGCCAAGCGCGATTGGGGTCATGCCCGCGACTTCGTTGAGGGGATGTGGCGCATGCTACAGCAGGATGAGGCTGAGGATTATGTCCTGGCCACTGGTGAGACCCATTCGGTTCGTGAGTTTGTCACCCTCGCCTTCCAACAGATCGGCCGCACCATCAATTGGGAAGGTGAAGGCGTCGGTGAGAAGGGTCGCTGCGCCGATAGCGGTGATATCCTGGTTGAGGTTGATCCCGCCTATTTCCGCCCAACCGAGGTCGACCTCCTGCTTGGTGATCCGACCAAAGCGAAAGAAAAGCTGGGCTGGGAGCATAAGACCAGCTTTGAAGATCTGGTCGCTGAGATGGTCCGCAACGACATGAAGCAGGTCCTGCTAGAGCGTGACCGCAAACAGGTCGATGACTAA